A genomic stretch from Hemicordylus capensis ecotype Gifberg chromosome 1, rHemCap1.1.pri, whole genome shotgun sequence includes:
- the POU3F2 gene encoding POU domain, class 3, transcription factor 2 isoform X1: protein MATTASNHYSLLTSSSPMVHAEPPGSMQPGAGYRDAQALVQADYALQSNGHPLSHAHQWITALSHGGGGGGGGGGGGGGGGGGDSPWSTSPLGQQDIKPSVVQAGGRGDELQQQHHQQQQQQQQQQGRPPHLVHHAGSHHAAVAAAVAWRTGGSAHLPPGMAASNGSGQGGLLYSQPPGFTVNGMLGSGQPGMHHHGLRDAHEEQQQPPPPQPPPHHPDHLPQQQQHPHGQQQQQHHHHHQHHHEAHSDEDTPTSDDLEQFAKQFKQRRIKLGFTQADVGLALGTLYGNVFSQTTICRFEALQLSFKNMCKLKPLLNKWLEEADSSSGSPTSIDKIAAQGRKRKKRTSIEVSVKGALESHFLKCPKPSAQEITSLADSLQLEKEVVRVWFCNRRQKEKRMTPPGGTLPGAEDVYGASRDTPPPHHGEQDWEDALPLPSNHPLTTLLQSGP from the exons ATGGCGACCACAGCGTCTAACCACTACAGCCTGCTCACCTCCAGCTCGCCCATGGTGCACGCCGAGCCGCCGGGGAGCATGCAGCCGGGCGCCGGCTACAGGGACGCCCAGGCGCTGGTGCAGGCGGACTACGCGCTGCAGAGCAACGGGCACCCGCTCAGCCACGCTCACCAGTGGATCACGGCGCTGTCccacggcggcggcggaggcggaggcggcggcggagggggcggcggaggcggcggcggcgactcGCCGTGGTCTACCAGCCCGCTGGGCCAGCAGGACATCAAGCCCTCGGTGGTGCAGGCCGGCGGCCGGGGGGACGAgctccagcagcagcatcaccagcagcagcaacagcagcagcagcagcaaggcagaccGCCGCACCTGGTGCACCACGCCGGGAGCCACCACGCCGCCGTGGCCGCCGCCGTGGCGTGGAGGACTGGCGGCTCGGCTCACCTGCCGCCCGGCATGGCCGCGTCCAACGGCAGCGGCCAGGGCGGGCTCCTGTACTCGCAGCCGCCGGGCTTCACGGTCAACGGGATGCTGGGCTCCGGGCAGCCGGGCATGCACCACCACGGCCTGCGGGACGCCcacgaggagcagcagcagccgccgccgccgcagccgcccCCTCACCACCCCGACCAcctcccgcagcagcagcagcacccgcacgggcagcagcagcagcagcaccaccaccaccatcagcacCACCACGAGGCGCACTCGGACGAGGACACGCCGACCTCGGACGACCTGGAGCAGTTCGCCAAGCAGTTCAAGCAGCGGCGGATCAAACTGGGATTTACCCAAGCGGACGTGGGCTTGGCCTTGGGCACGCTCTACGGCAACGTCTTCTCGCAGACCACCATCTGCAGGTTCGAGGCCCTGCAGCTGAGCTTCAAGAACATGTGCAAGTTGAAGCCTTTGTTGAACAAGTGGCTCGAGGAGGCGGACTCGTCGTCGGGCAGCCCCACCAGCATAGACAAGATCGCGGCGCAAGGGCGCAAGCGGAAAAAACGCACCTCCATCGAGGTGAGCGTCAAGGGCGCCCTCGAGAGCCATTTCCTCAAGTGCCCCAAGCCCTCTGCCCAGGAGATCACCTCGCTGGCGGACAGCCTCCAGCTCGAGAAAGAGGTGGTCCGCGTGTGGTTTTGTAAcaggagacagaaagagaaacGCATGACTCCCCCGGGAGGGACTCTGCCGGGAGCCGAGGACGTGTATGGGGCCAGCAGGGACACGCCGCCGCCGCACCACGGG GAACAAGACTgggaagatgctcttcccctcccttcaaatCACCCCCTGACAACGTTGCTTCAAAGCGGTCCTTAA
- the POU3F2 gene encoding POU domain, class 3, transcription factor 2 isoform X3, translating to MATTASNHYSLLTSSSPMVHAEPPGSMQPGAGYRDAQALVQADYALQSNGHPLSHAHQWITALSHGGGGGGGGGGGGGGGGGGDSPWSTSPLGQQDIKPSVVQAGGRGDELQQQHHQQQQQQQQQQGRPPHLVHHAGSHHAAVAAAVAWRTGGSAHLPPGMAASNGSGQGGLLYSQPPGFTVNGMLGSGQPGMHHHGLRDAHEEQQQPPPPQPPPHHPDHLPQQQQHPHGQQQQQHHHHHQHHHEAHSDEDTPTSDDLEQFAKQFKQRRIKLGFTQADVGLALGTLYGNVFSQTTICRFEALQLSFKNMCKLKPLLNKWLEEADSSSGSPTSIDKIAAQGRKRKKRTSIEEQDWEDALPLPSNHPLTTLLQSGP from the exons ATGGCGACCACAGCGTCTAACCACTACAGCCTGCTCACCTCCAGCTCGCCCATGGTGCACGCCGAGCCGCCGGGGAGCATGCAGCCGGGCGCCGGCTACAGGGACGCCCAGGCGCTGGTGCAGGCGGACTACGCGCTGCAGAGCAACGGGCACCCGCTCAGCCACGCTCACCAGTGGATCACGGCGCTGTCccacggcggcggcggaggcggaggcggcggcggagggggcggcggaggcggcggcggcgactcGCCGTGGTCTACCAGCCCGCTGGGCCAGCAGGACATCAAGCCCTCGGTGGTGCAGGCCGGCGGCCGGGGGGACGAgctccagcagcagcatcaccagcagcagcaacagcagcagcagcagcaaggcagaccGCCGCACCTGGTGCACCACGCCGGGAGCCACCACGCCGCCGTGGCCGCCGCCGTGGCGTGGAGGACTGGCGGCTCGGCTCACCTGCCGCCCGGCATGGCCGCGTCCAACGGCAGCGGCCAGGGCGGGCTCCTGTACTCGCAGCCGCCGGGCTTCACGGTCAACGGGATGCTGGGCTCCGGGCAGCCGGGCATGCACCACCACGGCCTGCGGGACGCCcacgaggagcagcagcagccgccgccgccgcagccgcccCCTCACCACCCCGACCAcctcccgcagcagcagcagcacccgcacgggcagcagcagcagcagcaccaccaccaccatcagcacCACCACGAGGCGCACTCGGACGAGGACACGCCGACCTCGGACGACCTGGAGCAGTTCGCCAAGCAGTTCAAGCAGCGGCGGATCAAACTGGGATTTACCCAAGCGGACGTGGGCTTGGCCTTGGGCACGCTCTACGGCAACGTCTTCTCGCAGACCACCATCTGCAGGTTCGAGGCCCTGCAGCTGAGCTTCAAGAACATGTGCAAGTTGAAGCCTTTGTTGAACAAGTGGCTCGAGGAGGCGGACTCGTCGTCGGGCAGCCCCACCAGCATAGACAAGATCGCGGCGCAAGGGCGCAAGCGGAAAAAACGCACCTCCATCGAG GAACAAGACTgggaagatgctcttcccctcccttcaaatCACCCCCTGACAACGTTGCTTCAAAGCGGTCCTTAA
- the POU3F2 gene encoding POU domain, class 3, transcription factor 2 isoform X2, with the protein MATTASNHYSLLTSSSPMVHAEPPGSMQPGAGYRDAQALVQADYALQSNGHPLSHAHQWITALSHGGGGGGGGGGGGGGGGGGDSPWSTSPLGQQDIKPSVVQAGGRGDELQQQHHQQQQQQQQQQGRPPHLVHHAGSHHAAVAAAVAWRTGGSAHLPPGMAASNGSGQGGLLYSQPPGFTVNGMLGSGQPGMHHHGLRDAHEEQQQPPPPQPPPHHPDHLPQQQQHPHGQQQQQHHHHHQHHHEAHSDEDTPTSDDLEQFAKQFKQRRIKLGFTQADVGLALGTLYGNVFSQTTICRFEALQLSFKNMCKLKPLLNKWLEEADSSSGSPTSIDKIAAQGRKRKKRTSIEDYYNMAIFSWSLFLHTWICSDTKSLPSVI; encoded by the exons ATGGCGACCACAGCGTCTAACCACTACAGCCTGCTCACCTCCAGCTCGCCCATGGTGCACGCCGAGCCGCCGGGGAGCATGCAGCCGGGCGCCGGCTACAGGGACGCCCAGGCGCTGGTGCAGGCGGACTACGCGCTGCAGAGCAACGGGCACCCGCTCAGCCACGCTCACCAGTGGATCACGGCGCTGTCccacggcggcggcggaggcggaggcggcggcggagggggcggcggaggcggcggcggcgactcGCCGTGGTCTACCAGCCCGCTGGGCCAGCAGGACATCAAGCCCTCGGTGGTGCAGGCCGGCGGCCGGGGGGACGAgctccagcagcagcatcaccagcagcagcaacagcagcagcagcagcaaggcagaccGCCGCACCTGGTGCACCACGCCGGGAGCCACCACGCCGCCGTGGCCGCCGCCGTGGCGTGGAGGACTGGCGGCTCGGCTCACCTGCCGCCCGGCATGGCCGCGTCCAACGGCAGCGGCCAGGGCGGGCTCCTGTACTCGCAGCCGCCGGGCTTCACGGTCAACGGGATGCTGGGCTCCGGGCAGCCGGGCATGCACCACCACGGCCTGCGGGACGCCcacgaggagcagcagcagccgccgccgccgcagccgcccCCTCACCACCCCGACCAcctcccgcagcagcagcagcacccgcacgggcagcagcagcagcagcaccaccaccaccatcagcacCACCACGAGGCGCACTCGGACGAGGACACGCCGACCTCGGACGACCTGGAGCAGTTCGCCAAGCAGTTCAAGCAGCGGCGGATCAAACTGGGATTTACCCAAGCGGACGTGGGCTTGGCCTTGGGCACGCTCTACGGCAACGTCTTCTCGCAGACCACCATCTGCAGGTTCGAGGCCCTGCAGCTGAGCTTCAAGAACATGTGCAAGTTGAAGCCTTTGTTGAACAAGTGGCTCGAGGAGGCGGACTCGTCGTCGGGCAGCCCCACCAGCATAGACAAGATCGCGGCGCAAGGGCGCAAGCGGAAAAAACGCACCTCCATCGAG GATTACTACAACATGGCCATCTTCTCTTGGAGTCTTTTTCTTCATACATGGATATGTTCAGACACAAAAAGTCTCCCATCAGTCATATAG